Proteins co-encoded in one Candidatus Thiodictyon syntrophicum genomic window:
- a CDS encoding glutamate synthase subunit beta — translation MGKPTGFMEHDRRDRRYEPVSDRVVNYQEFVIPLTDAEVSTQAARCMDCGIPFCHQGCPVNNIIPDWNDLTYKGDWQLAIEVLHSTNNFPEFTGRICPAPCEAACTLNIGDAPVAIKTIECAIVDKAWEQGWIKPQVPERRTGKRVAVVGSGPAGLACAQQLARAGHQVAVYEKADRIGGLLRYGIPDFKLSKKLIDRRQSQMRTEGVEFHTHAHIGRDIPVAKLRADYDALVLAGGCEAPRDLPAPGRELSGIHFAMDFLTRNSKRVQGSYVPDDEFINANGKRVLVIGGGDTGSDCIGTSNRHGAKSVTQIEILDKPPVREDKGLTWPDWPNKLRTSSSQEEGCERHWNVLTKGFIGDDQGRVQAVKYCLVQWDKDAQGRWQMSEVPGSEAEFKADLVLLAMGFVHPVHVGMIEALKAETGLELDPRGNVKATTEGVGAYQTSVPGVFGAGDMRRGQSLVVWAIREGRQCARAVDEWLMGRSDLPR, via the coding sequence ATGGGTAAGCCGACCGGATTCATGGAACATGACCGGCGCGACCGCCGCTACGAGCCGGTGTCCGACCGTGTCGTCAACTATCAGGAGTTCGTCATCCCGCTGACCGACGCCGAGGTCAGCACCCAGGCCGCGCGCTGCATGGACTGCGGCATCCCCTTCTGTCACCAGGGGTGCCCGGTCAACAACATCATCCCCGACTGGAATGACCTGACCTACAAGGGCGACTGGCAATTGGCCATCGAGGTCCTGCACTCCACCAACAACTTCCCCGAGTTCACCGGCCGCATCTGCCCCGCCCCCTGCGAGGCCGCCTGCACGCTCAACATCGGCGACGCCCCGGTGGCCATCAAGACCATCGAATGCGCCATCGTCGACAAGGCCTGGGAGCAGGGCTGGATCAAGCCCCAGGTCCCGGAGCGGCGCACCGGCAAGCGGGTGGCCGTGGTCGGCTCCGGCCCCGCCGGGCTCGCCTGCGCCCAGCAACTGGCGCGCGCCGGCCACCAGGTCGCCGTCTATGAGAAGGCCGACCGCATCGGCGGCCTGCTGCGCTACGGCATCCCGGACTTCAAGCTCAGCAAAAAGCTCATCGACCGGCGCCAATCGCAGATGCGCACCGAAGGCGTCGAGTTCCACACCCACGCCCACATCGGCCGCGACATCCCGGTCGCCAAGCTGCGCGCCGACTACGACGCCCTGGTCCTGGCCGGCGGCTGCGAAGCGCCCCGCGACCTGCCGGCACCCGGCCGGGAACTCTCGGGCATCCACTTCGCCATGGACTTCCTCACCCGCAACAGCAAGCGGGTGCAGGGCTCCTATGTCCCGGATGACGAGTTCATCAACGCCAACGGCAAACGGGTCCTGGTCATCGGCGGCGGCGACACCGGCTCGGACTGCATCGGCACCTCCAACCGCCACGGCGCCAAGTCCGTCACCCAGATCGAGATCCTGGACAAGCCGCCGGTCCGGGAAGACAAGGGCCTGACCTGGCCCGATTGGCCGAACAAGCTGCGTACCTCTTCATCGCAAGAGGAAGGCTGCGAGCGCCACTGGAACGTGCTCACCAAGGGCTTCATTGGCGACGACCAGGGCCGGGTCCAGGCGGTCAAGTACTGCCTGGTGCAGTGGGACAAAGACGCTCAGGGCCGCTGGCAGATGTCCGAGGTTCCCGGCTCCGAGGCCGAGTTCAAGGCGGACCTGGTGCTGCTCGCCATGGGCTTCGTGCACCCCGTCCACGTCGGTATGATCGAGGCGCTGAAGGCCGAGACCGGGCTGGAACTGGACCCGCGCGGCAACGTCAAGGCGACGACCGAGGGGGTGGGGGCCTACCAGACTTCGGTGCCTGGGGTGTTCGGGGCGGGGGATATGCGGCGTGGGCAGTCGCTCGTCGTCTGGGCCATCCGCGAGGGGCGGCAGTGTGCGCGGGCGGTGGATGAGTGGTTGATGGGGCGGTCGGATTTGCCGCGATAG